The Aquila chrysaetos chrysaetos chromosome 25, bAquChr1.4, whole genome shotgun sequence genome includes the window ATGTAGTTGTAGGACTGCTCACACACTGGAAGTGGGCCTTGTGCTGATGCTCAGCATCACAGTTGAAGTCTACTGTAGACAAAAGTACTCCTGCTGACAATACAAACTCTTAAGATCAGTTAACTgacacaaagaaaaaggattgtTGTATTTCAAAGAACATGTATATCACCATTGGTTAGCATCAggtttgaaaaagcaaaatatttgaaaagtgcTTATACCTCactgtttttgcttttgctatGTCAAGCTCCTTCTGGATGTcctaaaaaatacaaaattcagttttagcAAAGAAACACAAGTGacagaaagaagataaagaacgttaaatgaaaatgagagaTTTTAGCACCATCTATATTGGACTCTGTTCCCCACACGCATGTTTGTGCCTCTATAGTAAGATTTTATTCCAAATAGAACCTGCCTCACTGGTcaagtgaataatttttaatctttggaCTGAAACCCCCTCCAAGAAGGGCGagcaaaaacacaaacaagttTTTGAGATTTAAAGAACTGCAATAGCTAGAGTAAAGCAAACTGGGGTTTGGGATGGCCAACAAAAAACTTAAGTCCTTTTTATCAAGAGGTTACAATTAGAGCAAGTTAGCAAAGCTAACTTCCAATACCTTGGATTCAGCAGAGAGTTTTCCAAGAAGGTCTTCCAGTGTCAGGATGCGCAACTCATGTTCTTGATGTAAAGCCAGGAAGTCAGTCTtagaaaacagggaagaaagaggtggtgtattttcttttggagTACAAATAGCATAATTGATATTTTCTAcaaagcataatttttatttcattctgtaagTGCTTAAGTGATTTATCCTGCATGTAGTGTGAGAAATTACAGAATCTGTAATAAAAGTAAAGACCTGATTCAGCAGTAGTAGGGGTTATATACAGGGAAGTTTACCACAAAACCCCTTCTTTGTCACTAGTCCTTCCTATagtcttctttctctgtatgaAAACAGGATAaatccagctgcttttcagcaatGTAAGACTCTACTTTAGACCAACTGTCTGGAATTAATTCtctcagcaataacaaaaggAGGAACAAATGCTAATGACTATTCCCTAGCATTTACTACCTATTAGTTaattctgtaacagaaaaagaatgctAAAGTCCAATCACTAATAATCTgcattattaaaacagaatacTTCGATCAGGATCAGAAAGCATCAATAACTGACTGTCTTACCTTTTCCTCCAGCTTCATATCTTTAAGATGTTGATCGATCACATTTTTTATTAGCTTCAATGTTTCACTTTTGTCACTCATCTGGGCAACCTGATCTTGAAGATTATGGAGTAGGAGCATTACTTTGCTATATTCTTCATCATGGTGATGGCATCTGTCAGACACGAAGgccatttgcttttccagctcAGTTATACGACCAGAATCAAAGGTATTTATGGTATCCTAAGgtataaagatttttaatatataaaaatcaagACGCTTATTTACATTACCCTTGTGTGTCAAATAGTTATTGTAAAATATTGAAGACATGGGAGGTAAGAAGTcttaaaaagatacagaagtTCTTCCTTAGACTGTTGTCCCTTACCTTTGGGGGTTgcacagagtgaaaaaaatcatcctgTGGTTCAGGAACATGAATAGAGTCATCTATTCTCTGTATTCTATCAATTCTTGTCCAGTTCAACGAAGGTAATGATGAAATGAAGCCATCAAACCCCCAGAACCATATACCTagatcagaaacaaaaagcaaaaatggtgTTCAAGAGAATTCTCCCTTAAGACTGCTTATATCTACAATTTGTCTTCCTACTTAAGGACAAAAGCTACCTTAAGTTTGCAAAGTAGCCTTCACAGTGGACACTACTCCAGTctaaaaaaatcagcatgagTCAGCTTAAAAATTGTTAAGTCAAGCACTCCAGAATATTAAAGAAGATCCATCAGCACCACTCACGCAGTTGTATGGCAGACAACTTACACTTACATATCGTATATCTTTAATCTCACACTACTGCTTCCCTGGCACATAGATCTCATTTACTGATTAAGACAGGCCATGCTCACCGAAGGCAGatggaaatactgctttttgtcTCAATGGAAAAATATCTTGCCTTATACCCTACTTACTACATACCACATTGCATAATATCTAATAAAAGTTGGAGGAAACTTAGGCTTCCATGAAAACAGTCTAGCATTTCACAAAGATTACACTTATTTTTGCAATATCTTAAGTGAGAAGTAGCAGCATTTTGCACACAGGGtaacttcttcctttcttattCTTCCTAGTACAGAGGATTTTGAATCTGTACTAAGTTTCTGAGAAGCTTCATCTTCTCCCCAAAGTAGCTACAAGTTTTTCAGGACACAAAGACATGAAACCGCTTTTCAGAAATGGCCCAGCACTTTCGGTGAATATTTTAAACTGAGTATGTTTATTTCAAAGTAGGCAGTTGGCCTGGAATAGTGTCAACTAACCAGTCTAAAGAGCAGTATTTTAAGCAACTACAGCATGGTCTAGAGCAAAGGAAAGACTTAGGATGAGTTGGTAAAAGAACTTAACCACACTTTTATGAATATTGACAACAATCAAAGCAATCAGTATGCAGCCTACTCTTTATGACCTCATTACTATTCCTATGaagggagattaaaaaaaaaaaaaggacttcagTGCATTTACTTACTCACCAACTCTTTGTCTAAAGAGCTCTATGAAATTAAAACACCGATTTGTATTATAACTAAACTATTCACATACCTAGTAGAAACAGGAGTGGGATAAGAAACAGTAACAGCTTGTAGATCTTTGGAAGGCAtctagagagagagaggggaaagtttacaagaaataatacatttatcatattttattgttttataaCCGGGTAAATAATTTGcttacaaaacaattttttcaaaGGATACACACCTTCTTAGAAGAAACACCTTGAGCAAAGACATCAGAGCAACAAGTTGATACCACCCTGTTCCAAGCAACCTGAACATGCCAGAAGCTGCCCTCCctagaagacaaaaaagcagtAGTGTGAAACGTAATTACTGTGGCACATGTTCAAAGAAACCAAGCAGAGGAACATGCAACTGTGGCCAAGAATACTTTGCGCAGCAGAGAAATGCATGAGTACAGGCAACATGCAGCTTGTTAACATCTAGATTATCACAAGTATGACAGCATTATAACATCAGCTACTCAACAAAACCAATAGCCATGCAAAAAGATGAAGTGCTCATTTGTTATAACAATGCTATCTTGCCAGAAATTCAgtattattaatatttgaaTCCAAGTTACCACGCACTGAAGACCTCAGTATGTTTCAAGAAATGCACAGATTAGCAGCACCAGTTTTTGCCAAGAGGAATACCAATATAGGAAGTGACTACCAAACTAACCACACCCCATTATTCTTGACACCCCATATTCTGTGCTATTCACACACTCATTCCCTCATGAAACAGTCTGGTTAGTCTCCCATTATGCCTGTGAACAGAAATATACCCTCTCATTAAGCCTATTTTGGTCAATAAAGAAAGTAAAGCAGCACATGCATTTCAATGTACAAAAGCTACAGCATAAGCATAGTTGAATTAGTATAAGCCATGTACTGCAGATTCCTAGTTTTATCAAAAGAAACAGTCAACACACACGCACGGATTAGGATAGTAACCTGGAGAAAGAATGGCCAGCCAAAGTAGAGACAACACCTTCTGAGACACAAGCCATCCCGTTGCTCCCACTGTTTGCAATGTGTGAAGCATAAAGTAACCTAGATTATAACAAATTAACTCTATGTGGTAACATACATAAATCAGCTTAAGGTTCTTCTGCAGTAGATGCAGTAAACCAGACTCAATCCCCTGCCCATTACATGTTCTGCATAGTTTTAAAACATACCTTTCAGTAATCTACAAACTTGGTTCTTcactatttaaaagcaaagcaaaccactAATAAATATGAAGCCAAGTAAAACCAAGACAATTTAGAAACAGCATTCTCACATATAAACAGAATGATCAACAGCATCTGTGCAGTAAGAATAtcagtttttcaaaaatcaaaGTTTACATTTTGTAGCATGTTTATCTAACAGTGCCATGCCAAGTATAACAGAGAATAGCAAAAAAAGTACTACCATTACAACTTCTATGCACATCATTACTTTAAAAGCATCTTAATCGATCCGAATTATACATAGAGTTCATTATCTAGGTTCATGTGTAGCAGAAGgaacaattaaaaattttaaatcctagtgaaagaaataatgatGTCTAAGAAATACtgataaataatagaaaatattctCTACTAAAAGTTACAAGCAGtaaattttcattaaactgAATGTTCCCAAGGATCTTCAGTATGTCAGTTTTGagtctcttaaaaaaagaccaaaaccaacaacaacaaaaaaacaataCACTATAACAAAATGCTGTAACTTAAAGCCCACTAAAGCCAACAATTACTATATCCAAGACTAGGACTGTTCGTTCTACAGAACAAACTACATATTatacatttagaaaataatccTACTTTTTAGATTAGCAGATATGTCTGGGTTAATCTGAGGGATTATAGATATACCAACCcaatattttgcaaagcatttaGGTGACTGAAGTGTCTCAaatcattttcctttgctgaataAAGAGCACTCAACAGATTCTTGATGCCTCTGTCATTCAAGCTAGGGAACGCTCATCTCATAGGGAAGATTTTATCCCTATATAAGAGTCCTGTAAAAATTGACTATCactagaacaaaaataaaatgttaaaacccCTTTATTCAAATAATCTGCATACCAATACCTCATaccttgctttcatttaatGGCAGCTTTTCAACCTATTGAGCGCACAGACTTCCCCAAAGTGCAATAAATTAACAATCTGACTTGTTCTTTCTAACATACAAGATGTACGCTGGCCCTATACCTTGTTTTTACTAATAGGTAAGCAGTCTGCCAAGCTTGTACAAAAGGCAGTATCAGAGAAAGAAGTCAAACAGAAAAGGTGTTAAGTTAATTTTCTAGACACTTTATGCTTTTAATCTACTTTGATAGATGAAGGTaaaccccacccccccaaacaatATGTATGATTAATATTGTGAGATTgtgatgcaaaataaaagcaaaagaaaaaaaaaaggtccaagTCAACCTGCATAAGAAAAGGTGTGCCAAATGGTCCTTGCTACCCTTTTAGCCCATGAGGATTGCATGTGGTCTGTGGTGTATATTTCAAGATGTTTCTTCCCCTTACAGTCATCACCTGTTGGTTGTGGTAACAGTTGATTAATGGGACAAAGCCAGGATCAAATTAAGATTGTTACAAGATAACTTGAACAAGTCTATTTCATAACATCAGTTATCAAACCAAAAACCGCTAAGCAAACTTCAGTGGAATAAAACGTGATTGGGGAAATATTACATTACACCAGGCAATTGCCATTCTCCCCTCTACAACTAAGTTGCAAAACAAACGTTTACTTTGTAGCTTCCGTAAAGTCATGGGGTATCTGATACTACTATTATAGCAACAACCTGGTGTACAGCCCAAAGCTAAAAGACAACATCAATCATTATACTTACATATTGATTCCTCATTTACACCAAGACGGCTATCTTCTCTGTAAAACTCCTTTACATTCATGCTTCCACAGTAGTCTGAGTGAGCTGCAACACATTCAAAAAGCATACATGTAATGTAACTCTCAAGTTCAAAGCCTTTAATACAGGCACATTTTAGCTAACATATATGCAGATTTTAGCTAAACTGGCTTAGTTCACTATTAAAGCCAGGTTACTCACAGTAAACCTGAAAAATGATCAAGGAAGAAGCCTACTCTgtgcaatctttttttccttctataaaTAACAGCGGGGCCTTTTTGttcaaaaatctttctgcttcttttcagatAGCAAAGTTAGTAAAAAAGCCCCTAAGTAACAGCTCATCAAATCTTGAGCCCCTATGCCCATCATTCTGTCAAATAGGCCAACCGTTACATCCTTGTGCTGGTTTTACCAGAGATCTTAAAGACTAAGAAGAGAGCATTAGCAAGTTATAAGGCACTGAGGCAGAGAGAACAGGAGAGAACAAAGTTTtattcacacacaaaaatcaatTACCTTCTGCCTATGGCAATTTAACTTCACTCGTACAGTACGTATTATAGAAGAGAAAGCACCGAAGAAGAATCAAACATTTTTGGGAGAAACAAGATGTGCTTTAGAGTAGTGCAGAGTGATGATGGCAGTTTTAGTTTTGCAAGACTGATATAGTCAAGCTTTAAGTGCACAGTGGGCTTAAGGGTAACAAGATGGTCCAAACCTAAAGACATTGAAAAGTTAGGATTTGACACTATCACAccaaacagttttaaaaaaatcaacttaaGTTTCTCAATCTAAACATTACCTTCTACCACTTCCTAGTAAAAATCAACACGTGAATCTTAACTGTAACACAGATCTCATATGCGAATCCTGTTCCAAAACAGGAGGAAAGTATGAAAAGGGTAGCACaactgagagggaaaaaaagtgaaagatagCAGCCAGCCAAAAGACTATAGAAAAAGAACACCATAGTGCCAAAGATGAAGtccataaggaaaaaataaacccaacacACACAATCTGGCTTTGTGTGGAGACCAAGGAAGACAACTGAAAAGGTACCTTTAAATTCATAACCCAGCTTCAACAAAACCATTTGAAATAGTTGCACTAATAGTGATGCAAAAGATGCTGCAGCATGTTTGACAAATCGCAGAATCTTACTCGTGTAGAAATAGGTTCCTcctattgaaaaaaaacagtgtgaACACAAATTATTCACCTGCATAAGGAAGTACTTCTATTCTCTGGTGACCATTAGCTTGTGGAAGAGTGAGGACGAAGCATGGAAAGCCAGGAATATGAAACTTAAGCAAGTGTGGTTTGAAGAGTCTGGATGCACTAGATATTACAGCAAAGCTTTTGTAAGAACCACACATCCTAGGGAAAACGCATTCAAGACGGAACATATGACTTCAGCAAGAATACCTTTTCTTTGTGAGAATTAAGAACTCTAAATAGCAATGAATTCCTTGCTTACAGAACTCAGGATTTCTCAGTGATGCAAGCTGTTGATATTGATTTTGTGGGTCACAGCTCCAAAGAGAAAAACTACATTCTTATTTTGGATTTGAAAGGATGAGGACTTTTCGCCTTCTCCACCTTTACATTGGAAGAAGTCACTGCAGTGGTCTGCCTCAAGTGCTAGAGACACACACTTCTTCAGAGCCACGGGAACAAAGCTGCAGTCCCCCATACTGCTGCTTTCCTAGAATCAGTCACATTCCAAGAAcctgccatgtctgtgtgccCCTTTCCCCACGCTCCCCACGTTTGACCTAGACTAACGGATTCAAGTTCAAAGGAATGTACCGAGATGAGTTCCTTGTAAAATTCTCCTGTGTGAATACAGACTCAGgagcacagaaaacagctttcataCCATGTCAATTTTAGTTCATTATGCTAAGCCAACAGAACTCCTATCTGTGCTACACATTTACCAAGAAGAAATACTTGCCTCAAGGCATTTAAAGTCACACCCTATAGTCCAAACAAACTGATTTCTTGCTACTGAAAACATACTTCATTCAAGAGTAACACACCTACAGAATCCCAAAATTGGTTCCTTTCTAATTCAAGGCCATTCAAGAAACAACTTCATGATAACTGAGAACTACCAACAATCAAGAAATTCAAGATGCTATGCAAGATGCAGGCAGACACAGTCAAGACAGGGAGGACAACCATCCATAAAATAGAGATTGCCTTGGAAAGCCAGAACCTTATTTACAGCAGATTCATTTGGTTTTGAGCTTTAAGAATGTAGTCACTAGGAAGTCTATTTGGAATCAGTTTTTCCCTTTGGAGTTCCATTTTTTAAACTAGTTGAAGTTTAGCTTCTAAAAACACTGTAATAAGCTGCAAGGttaaatgaggagaaaaaaacaaagcagaaagtaGGAAGGTGTCTCTCAGAGATTTCTTGGATAACAGAAGCACTACAAAGTAACAATTCTGCTCAATCTTGAAAgttcctgcaaagaaaaaaaaaccaaaacaaaaccaacacaactgGACCGCAAAGAAGTTTCTATCTGGAAACCCTGACCAAAAACCTCATAAACAGACACATATAGATGCAATACCAGATTAGGAGACTCTTATGATCATTGCTGGTTGGAACAGCCCATTGTGTTCCAAATCAGTTTGGAAATGTAACTTGCTAAGATACCatggcattttcattttgaaattgtttaaTTCCTACTACAGcagcattggaaaaaaaaagttaataattaTACATCAGAAGCTGACAAGTACATAAAGTTTCAACTGATATAGAGAAAGGTATTTCATAAGAGCTGATCTCTAGAATTTAGTTATTGGTAAATTTGGCAGAGTAGGAAAAGTGTTTAAATAACACCACATGGAAAAATGCATCAACTAAACTATATACCATGCTGCTATCCAggtaaaacacaagaaaaagtaACCTACTAGATGCATGTTTCTGGCTCCTATCCCTAGAGTAAATTCTGGAAGATGGCACATGAGAAGCCGAGTATGCTGTAAGAACCTCCTTCCGATCAGAAAGCATGCTGCAGTCACTGCAAGTGTAGCCATTGATCATTGCGGCCGGTGTTTCTGCTGTTGCGATATCACCATTTCCCTGCATCGGTGTAGTATCGCTACCTAGCAAACCAAGAGTAAAACAGTCAGTGCATTGACATCAGTATTGCCATCACTAATTACCATTAAACAGAATGcatgtggaaggaaaaggaaagtgtagTTACCTTTAGGGTCGCCTTCATCATCAAGaccttcaaaggaaaaaaaaaaaatttggtccCAAATATAAGGAAGTCCCATAATCAACTATGATATCTGACATGAACTCAAATTTAAAGTCCCACTAATTTTAAGACCACAAAGAAAAGCCACTTTATGGTTAGTATTTAACATATTTTGCAGTCCACCACATGAATAGATCCATATATTCAGACATTAATGTAGTAGGGTAACAGTTAGTGAAAAGCATTCTACCACAGAAGCGGCAGACAACATAACATGAATGACAGCTACACCTTTTCTTAGCTCCCATGTGACTTTAAAGCAGCTAATTACAAGCTTatgctgtttctgttgcttGGTAACTACTTTGGTACCACTGTATTTGAAGATTCTGTTTTAAGAGCCAGGTAATCTAAAGTTGAGAAGGTGTTCTACTAAGATTGAAACAATTCTTTACATTAGGACTCTGGGAAGGTTGCAAGCGTACTGACTAGAAACAAATAGTCTGAATCAGGAGATATAATAAGTTGTTGATCTTCTCCTACACAACATTCTACATAGACAATACTTTATGTAGGCAACTCCCATATTTTCCTCTTCAATGAAAAATTAGGTTCCAGAAAAACACACTTGTAtatacttgcaaaaaaaaaaaaaacaatcccacACCAGCCAGCCACTACTTTGCAACTTTCAGATTAAAGTACATTAAGTTGAAACACTTGActataaacaaacaagaaaatgcttATCCTTTGGCTTTTCAAAGACAAGTTACATGTTTACCATTCTTTAGATACAGTATTCTATGCACATTTTGAAGAACATAATGATAACAGATAATTGCATCTATACAAGTCTATAGTGTCGCATCACAAAATCATATACATTTGCCTGGCATATTAACTTGACTGTGCAACGTGTCCTGATGCTGACTATGCCCATGAATCAAGTTTACTCACTGGACTGAATTTCCAGTAGGCATCTTAGCAAGCAGACATCTACAGCAAAAGAGTAAGTACATGCACATTTCAGGGCAGGATGGAAAAATGGATGGGGAAAAGCAGGAAGATGTGGACATATGTTTATACACACCAAACGATAAGCAGTTTTCACAGTCTGATATGAGCAATAGCAATGATTACCTACCCCAGAAATGATCGACTTCTGTCTGCTCTCGAATCAAAGATTCATCCAATACAGTGGATACCATTGATGCATCACTGGCATGGCTATTGAAACTGCTTTGGCTAAAAATGGAAGAGCTGGATAGATTTTTCCTTGGTGTGTGTCTTACACTGCCAGATTGTTTATTTGTACTTTTGCATTGCTTCAACATCctaggaaacaaagcaaagacaaataaGACATAGCACTAAAGATGCAAATTTCTCTTCGcctctcattttaaatgaaaaaaaaaacagtcaaggTATTTTAATACCAACATGACTAGACAACTCAAAtcaggtttaaaagaaaatcctcatTCAACCACCTATACTCTTGCAAAGACTTCACTGCAAACCACACACTGAACATAATTTTCAAAGTATGGCAGTAAACACTGagaacaaagaataaaacagcAGGTAACCTATGTTTGTACTACCGTGTTCAAACAGGAAGTCTCAAGACTCCAAACAATAAATTAACTTGTGATGATAAAAAGTGCTTACTTATAAGACTGTTCTCTGAAGGACATCTTTCCGGCATAAGAGCTGTCATGAGGGATATCATTTTGTGCATCATCTGATTTATTAAATCTTGCAGCAGCTAACCGTAAACTACGCCGTGACATTCTTGGTGAATCAAATACTGgatctattttgttttcagtctcaAAATCCAAAGCAGATGAAGAGTAACTTGAACTGCAACAAAATAAGAACAGCAAAGTTACCAGAGTTTAAGAGAAAATTCCCCCAGTAACAAACATGCCCTTCAAGCTAGACTAAGTTTCCATTAAAAGCAGTTTATCTGGGGTTATGGAGCAGTTCCCACAAGATATGCCACATAACCCAAACAACTTAGAACTACATAGATATTCAAGGTTCTCTTAAGCAATTCATATTAAAAAGTTTAACAACTGAAAGCAAGTCACAGTTAGAAAGAAACAACCACCATGGAAACCACATTTGAAGTTGAGCCAGAGCAAGCATCCGTTATACAGCCTCAGACACATAGTTCTTTTGGGACCAATTTGAGAGGAAGCCATTCATGACACAGTTTCTTCACCACGCCtagcagcaaattaaaaatcatgaTGCTCTCTAAATTGCAAGTTAAAGATTCATTTATAGTcaaagggggtttttttattattttttgtttgccaATTCCTTGTTTTGAGAACCAAAGACCCATATGTCACACTACTCTGAATTTCCATCTCCCAACAAGTAGGAACTTCCCCCCTTTAAGATACTTAAAGACTTCCCTACTTTAGCTACATTAGTTTAACTaccattactttttaaaaagtgcttttaaaagatttcttaatttaatgcaaatcattagaaatatttaactctgaacaaataaaaaaaagtttagagtctttcatccatttttctctgttttatccTACAGAGGCAAGTTTACATGTAGACAAGCCTCACATCATTACCCCAGAACTCTACTCCACACTTCTGCACTTGATTCTCTGAGAACCTCTGTGAAAATTTACAGTGAAGACAAAGCAGCAACACAAGGCAAACACAAACAGATTAAATGGAGGAGtcagtaagaaataaatttactaTAACAGAAGTTTAGCCTAAAGCAGAATACTTATCAAAGGAAACATTCAGTCATGTAACCGAGCACAGCTTGCTATTACAGGGTATTGCACAGTGGGAGTCCAGGTCCTAGAACCACTCAGCACTATGAGCGCTCTAGGCCAGCTTTCCCAGAGAGTCTGTTCCCTCCTGGACCACAGATATATCCAGAGCTGTAACAACAGTTACTTTAATAttcctggggtttttgtttggtttttttttttttttaaaaagaagagctgaGCAAGATATTGTTAACTAAAGCAGCTCCTTCTCCCCAAAatcccaaagaaaaacaagcaagcaaattAGATCTGAATGAGTAGATTCTACTGTGCaatctgtatttgaaatggaagctttccctttaaaaaaaaaaaaataaacagctactataaaatgtaattgtgCAAAAACAATTTAATGGAAATCATTTTCTTACACAATAATTAAAAACCCAGAACACTACAAAGTAATAATATAATATGTATTGTATTGCTTTGGcatacaaatatgttaacatcAGAAGGCCCAGTAGCTACACTTACAGTAATGATTTAATTCTGACAAGGTGGGTGCTTTTAAAGCGAGTTTCTTGATTGCTCCACAAtgcaaaaagtaaaacacatAAGATGGGACTGTGTCAGAGCACATGAACTGCATTTCcttcagctaaaaaaaaccctaacccaGGCAATGCACTGCAGGAAAACACCTAGCTGCTTCAGCATCAAATGGGCATTCAGCCCACAGAACCAGACTAGAGCTTGTCCAAAATAACTTCTTCTATCACTCAGAGGTGCACAGATTTGATGGCAGGTCTTCAGCAACACCTGCTTGATCTTATTGGCCTGCCCTGCTAATACTGCCACATGCAGCGCAACCCCGCGTAAGGCAGGAGTCTAAGCTCAGCTTAAGACAAACCCAGCATACATTACTATATACGTTATGCTTATTAATCCTTGCTTACATTTGGGtggaaggcagagaggaaatAAGATGGGAGCCGCCTCATGTGAAAACAGGTTTAGTCTACATTTGGTTAGGTACAAAAGGATATAATTttcacagttttcaaaaatattaagtttAGATAGCTTGCATTCTGACAGATGTGAAGTGAGAATACGAGTTAAATACAGCTCCTGTTGCTCATTCTGAAAGGGTTGGAGCCAC containing:
- the SUN1 gene encoding SUN domain-containing protein 1 isoform X10, with translation MDFSRLHTYTPPQCLPENTGYTYALSSSYSSSALDFETENKIDPVFDSPRMSRRSLRLAAARFNKSDDAQNDIPHDSSYAGKMSFREQSYKMLKQCKSTNKQSGSVRHTPRKNLSSSSIFSQSSFNSHASDASMVSTVLDESLIREQTEVDHFWGLDDEGDPKGSDTTPMQGNGDIATAETPAAMINGYTCSDCSMLSDRKEVLTAYSASHVPSSRIYSRDRSQKHASRGTYFYTSKILRFVKHAAASFASLLVQLFQMVLLKLGYEFKAHSDYCGSMNVKEFYREDSRLGVNEESICDDCKGKKHLEIYTTDHMQSSWAKRVARTIWHTFSYAGRAASGMFRLLGTGWYQLVALMSLLKVFLLRRCLPKIYKLLLFLIPLLFLLGIWFWGFDGFISSLPSLNWTRIDRIQRIDDSIHVPEPQDDFFHSVQPPKDTINTFDSGRITELEKQMAFVSDRCHHHDEEYSKVMLLLHNLQDQVAQMSDKSETLKLIKNVIDQHLKDMKLEEKTDFLALHQEHELRILTLEDLLGKLSAESKDIQKELDIAKAKTVRDDDEHGQLLDKVKKLELELSQMKSELLTGESMKTSCEKIDVIHEKVDAQVKESVKLMLFGDRQEDFPESLLQWLTSNFVSKSDLQTLLRDLELQILKNITLHMSVTNQKLTSEVVTNAVTNAGISGITEAQAQIIVNNALKLYSQDKTGMVDFALESGGGSILSTRCSETYETKTALISLFGIPLWYFSQSPRVVIQPDMYPGNCWAFKGSQGYLVVRLSMKIYPTAFTVEHIPKTLSPTGNITSAPRNFSVYGLDDEYQEEGKLLGQYVYDQGGEPLQMFPVMEKSENAFQIVELRIFSNWGHAEYTCLYRFRVHGKPAE